Genomic window (Candidatus Diapherotrites archaeon):
AAATAGTTTGTTCGAATTTAAAAACATATTGTTTTATTTAAAAAACATTTTGTTTGATAAATCGAACAGTTACCTTATCTTGAATTTCTTTTTTTTGCCAAACTTCTTCATCAGCTTTTCCATTGCACCTTTTTTTTCCAGGAATTTTGGGTCGTCCAATTTCCTGAAAGACTTCCAGACGCGCTGCATTTGCTTGAAGTGCTTGAGGAGTTCCCTTACTTCTTCTTCCTTTTTGCCTGAGCCCTTTGCAATCCTTGAAATCCTTGAATGACTCAGTAAATCAGGATTGAGTTTTTCTGCTTTGGTCATTGAATCCATTATCACCTTGAATCCATCCAGTTTTGTTTCGCCCACATCCAACTGCTCTTTTGGGATCTGCATGCTCAACCCCATCATTTCTGTCACCTTGCTTAATGGTCCAAGCTTCCTTGCAGCCTTCAATTGCTTGTAGAAGATCTCCAGATTAAATTCCTTTCTCATTAATTCCTCCAAGTCAATTTCTTCTTCCTCTGAAGCCTCCCTTGCTTTTTCAAGCAATGTTTGAAGGTCGCCGTAGCCCATTATCCTTCCCAAAAACCTTTGAGCGTCAAATTCCTCTAGGTCATCCAGCTTCTCCCCTGTTCCAATAAAATACACTGGAGCATTAGTAATAGTGCAGGCAGCAATTGCCCCCCCGCCTTTTGCTGATCCATCCATTTTTGTTAGGAGAACGCCATTCACTCCAACAGCTTCATGGAATGCCTTGGCCTGTTTTCCTGCAATCTGGCCAATGTCTGCGCCCAAAACCAAAAGCGTGAGGTCAGGCTTTAATTCAGAATTAATTTCCTTTATTTCCTTCACTAATTCCTTGTCTAAAGCGCTCCTTCCTGCTGAGTCAATAATAATTAAATCAAAGCCTTTGAAGTATTGAATTCCTTCCCTTGCAACCCTTGCTGCATGCTTTTCTTTTTGGTTGCCATAAAATTGTACGCCTGCTTTTTCTGATACCTGCTGCAATTGCTCGAATGCTGCTGGCCTGAAGGTGTCAGCGCAGATCACTCCAACCTTTTTCCCTCTTTTCGCGTAATACTTTGCCAGCTTTCCAACACTCGTCGTTTTCCCGTGGCCATAGGTTCCAACCATCATAATCCTTTTAGGTTCAGCAATCTTTTTCGGCTTCTCTCCACCCAGCAATTTCACTAATTCGTCATAAGTGCTTTTTATCATGAATTCCCTTCTGTTGATTCCTTCAGGAACTTCCTTGAACGCGTTCTCCTCGATTTTTTTTGAGAGCTGTAAAACTAATTCAATTTCCACGTCAGAGGAAATCAAGGCTCTCTGGATTCCCTTCACTACCTCTTTTACTGTGTCTTTATCCAGAGGGCTTGTCCTAAGCCTTTCAATCGCATTCCTGAGCTTTTCGCCTAAACCCATTTTTATCCCCTATAAAAATACTAAAATAAAAATAATTATAAATGGCGGAGAATCAACATATTAATAAGGCAGGGTAATTGAATGACAGCTAAGAGGAAAGTTCCTTTAAGGAGGCTGAAAAGGATTTCAGAAATAGAAGGCAGAGTAAAAAATTTCCGGGAAAAAATTAAAAGAGAAAAACTAGATAACAGAAAAATAATTGGACTAATAAAACATTATAATAAAATTTTACGGCCCCCAGAAAGATTAAACTTAAGCACGTTGACTGAAAAGCAATTGCTTTCCTTAATCTGGGATGCAAACAAGAAAGCAGCATTTCTTGAAAGAATGCAGAATTTCGTTAAGCCAATAAAATCCCGCAAGACAGGAAAAATCTTGCCCATAAAAGCAGAGCTGAGGAGGCTTGCAAGAATTTATGGTGATAAGGCATTCCAATTAGAAGAATACTACAGGAGAAACTTTAAAGCAAAAAAAAGGAAGAATTAAAAAGAAGGTTTTCCAATTAATTAAATTATAAAATCATAATATTTTTGGAAGGTGAAGAAGATCAACCCTAAAATCAAGCGCGCTGGAAAAATAGGCATAGCAATAGTTGCTGGGGGAATTTTATATTACTTAAACTTAAATAAGCCTCTCACCCCAAGAGAACAAAAGAATGTTTCAGAATACTTAAATAAAGTGGTAATCCCTTCACCTGAATTCAGAAAAAAATTTGATTTAGTTCCGGTTGATACCTCAACGCTTTACGCTAAAGATACTCTTTATGGCAAAGTCCTCAAAAATTCATTGGTTGCTTTAGAAGATACTTTGCCCAGGCAGCCACTAGAAATTCTTTCCAGAAGAAAAGAATTTATTGATTCTTTAACAACCTACCTGGAAGCTAAAATCAGGGAAAATAAACAACTGCCACACCGCATGCGCCTGAAACCAGAAATATATCCATTCCTTCATAAAGGACCGCCGCAAATTTTCCGCGGGAAAAGCTACCCTTACTTAAAGGGGCGGGATGGGGTTGTTTTCACTCAGAAAACAAGATGGCCTTACCAAAAAAAGGTGCCAAGGCACGGAAAATAAAAACCATTGATTATTTTTTTTGCTGTTCCCAATATTTTATTTGGCTCTTGATGTCATTTCTTCTTGCATCCAGAAGCTGATTGACAAAATCATACTGCTCTCTGTTTAATACATTATTTT
Coding sequences:
- a CDS encoding signal recognition particle receptor subunit alpha, whose translation is MGLGEKLRNAIERLRTSPLDKDTVKEVVKGIQRALISSDVEIELVLQLSKKIEENAFKEVPEGINRREFMIKSTYDELVKLLGGEKPKKIAEPKRIMMVGTYGHGKTTSVGKLAKYYAKRGKKVGVICADTFRPAAFEQLQQVSEKAGVQFYGNQKEKHAARVAREGIQYFKGFDLIIIDSAGRSALDKELVKEIKEINSELKPDLTLLVLGADIGQIAGKQAKAFHEAVGVNGVLLTKMDGSAKGGGAIAACTITNAPVYFIGTGEKLDDLEEFDAQRFLGRIMGYGDLQTLLEKAREASEEEEIDLEELMRKEFNLEIFYKQLKAARKLGPLSKVTEMMGLSMQIPKEQLDVGETKLDGFKVIMDSMTKAEKLNPDLLSHSRISRIAKGSGKKEEEVRELLKHFKQMQRVWKSFRKLDDPKFLEKKGAMEKLMKKFGKKKKFKIR